GCCCTCCGCCTGGTATGGGAGGAGCGCCCTCGTTTGGAGCGCCGCCAATGGTTGCACCTCAAACGATGGGCGCGCCTCCGATGGTGCCTGGGCCTCCGCCGCGCTTGGCCGGTCCGGGACAGCTTGGAGGTGCTGCGCCTCCGCCCATCGTGGGAGCGTCACCGATGATGTCGCCGGGCGCGCTGGGTGGCGGTTTGCAACCGCCGCCGATGGTGATGCCAGGTGCTGCTGCGGCGCCGCCCCCGATGATGTCGCCAGGCGCGCTTGGAGGAGGTGGTGCGCCACCAATGGTGTCGCCGCCGGGCATGGTTGCGCCTCCGCCGATGGTGTCACCAGGAGGCATGCCGGGGGCTGCAGCGACGCCGCTGCCGGCCATCAATACTTCGGGCCCAAAGGTTCTCGTCGGCTTCTTGGTGACGTTCCAAAACGATCCGGGAGGCAGCTTCTGGCCCATTCACAGCGGTCGCACGCAGATTGGCCGTAGCGGTAGCGATGGTGTCGACATCGCGATTCCGGATGGAAGCACATCGTCGCGTCACGCGACGGTGTATGCGGATCCGTCGACCGGTCAGGCGTTCGTCGAGGACGACAATTCGCGAAATGGAACGTTCTTGAACGAGCAGAAGCTCTCGCCAGGCGATCGTCGCCAGCTTCGCGACAACGATCGCCTGCGCCTCGGCAGCACGACGTTTGTGGTCAAACTATTGGTGTCCTAACCAATCACGGACCGCCGCCCGCACCGCCAGCACCGCCCGCACCGCCCGCACCGCCTGCACCACCAGCTCCGCCCGCACCGCTGCTCGAACTGCTCGACGTGCTGCTTGGCGCCATCGCGCAGACCTTGCTCGAGCAGAACTCGGACGCACAATCACTGTTCTCTGAGCAAGCCTTGCCGTTTTCGCACGGCGCGCATTGCGGTCCACCGCAGTCCACATCGGTCTCGAAATCGTCTTTCGCTGTGTTCGTGCAATTCGGGTTCTGCGAGCACTTCAAGATGCCCATCGCGTCGAAGGCGCAGTATCCGCTTGCGCAGTCTTGTGGGAACTCGCAGAGCTTCGTGTCTTCACATCCTCTCTGACATGCGACACCGCAATCCACGTCGGCTTCACCGTCGTCCAGCACGCCATTGGCACACGTCGCGAGAGCACCGGGGATGATGCAGTTGAAGTACTCGACGGGCTTCAGTTCCGTGCCGTTCAACGTGACTTCGCCGCCTTCCGTCACGGCTGCGAGCGGGTAGTACACGCGGAACTTCACGAAGCCATCGACGCCTACGGCGCCCGAATTCATCAGCAGCTCGGCGCGCGGCACGAGTTGAGCGAGCTTTTGTTCACCTTGCAGTCCTCCATCTCCTTCTGCGGAATCACACTTGGCGGTTTGCTCGTGGCTGAAACGGAACGTCGTCTTCGAAGGACATGTGACGCTGAAGTTCTTTCCCGTGCCGGGCGTCAACGTGAACGTTCCACCGCAAATCTGATCCTCGCCGTCGGGGCATACGCCTCCATCAGCTACCTCCGGTGACGATCCGATGCTGATGCTGAAGGCACCATTGGGCCCAGACGAACCGTAACCACACGTCGAACCGTCTTTGTTCGTAATGACAAACGAGAGCGACGTGAGTGGAAACATCGTTACATCGAGTGGTGGGTCGAACTTGACGTTGCCGCCTCTGTCGAACACGCACGTCTCGAGGTTCGTACGATCGGCGCTCTTGCTGAATCGGCCGACGGTTGCAGGTAAATCCGTGCCGAACGCGCCACAGCGATCGAGCGTGTCGACTGCAAGCTCGCGGTAGCAATTGTTGGGATCGCCAAGCCATCCGCAGAGGTCGTCGAGCGGCACTGACGTTTCACATGCGGAAAAGGTGGTCGCGACAAACGCGACAGGAACCGGTGCGAGGAGGAAAAGAAGACGAGAACGCATGCGCCGAGTCTACGCGAAGCGCGCGCGACCGGACCATACGCGTGCGGACTTGTCAGAGCTGCGTGTAGGGACCGGGGACGACGTAGACGTCTTCCGTGCCGGCGTACGTGAACATGCCCCAACAGACGAGCTTGTGCTTGATGGCGAACGCGAGCGCCGTGGAGAGGTCGGTCTTTGGCGCGAGGATCGCGAGGTTCGATCGGCGAAGACCCCACCAGCCCGGGCCGTGATCGAGCAGCGATTCGTGCAGATCCCGCGATGCAGAAAACTGATCGCGCAGCACCGCGAGGCGCAAACGAACGAACGGAGTTTGCTCGCCGTCCTTCGCTTCGCCCGTGGGGAAGTCGAACCAGTACAGGTTGTCGCGCGCTTTGCGCGGCTCGATCTTCACGCCGCGCGATTCGAGGTATCGCGCGAGATCATCGGGCGAAAGCTTCTGCGTAACCGGATGCGTGTCGATGTCCTTGCAGACATCGTCCTTGATCACGAAGCCGTTGAGCCGAATCGATGCTTCGCCGTCCGGGTGGGGCGCAGCGACCTGGTCGTCGGGCGCGGGCAAGTCACTCGGATAATCGACGCCGGCGTCGATGCCTACGCACGCCAGCGTCGGCGTCGCCAAGGCAAAAACGAGCAGTGCGCGGAAGCTCGGCGCGAATTTGGTCACGATGCGATTCGGAACGGCGTTACCAACTGCAAGATGCGTCACGGTGCACTCCTCGAAGGGGCAGCGTCGGCGGAAGATGAACGAGCCGCGGGCTTCGTGAATATCCAACGAAGCGCCGATGAGGGGCAAACTCGTGAGTGAACATTTGGCCCCGGCCCAAGGCTAGCCTAAGTTATCTCCGATGAGGCCCGCCGACCTCGCTCCGTTTCGTACTGCCATGCTCTTTCATAAAACTCTGCTTCTAGGCGCACTTTCGCTCGCTACCGTTGGATGTGGCGGCTCGCCCACGGCACCTCAACGCGACGACGTGTTTTACCTCCACGGAAGCGGCGTCATCGACAAAAACCAGAGCTTCGAGGCGTACTACCCGAAGCTCAATGCCGACGAGACCGACCGGCTTCCGCGCCGCGTGGGCGTCGGCGTTCTCGAAGGCGACGTGCGGCTTTCACGGCCGATCGATTGGTACGTGCGCGACGCGGACAACACCGCAGGACAGCGCTTCATCTCGTACCAATCACCTCGCCAGTTCCTCTTTTCGATCTACGAGCGCGTCGATCATCCGGAAGACAGTTGGCCGGACATCGAGAAACGCTACGAAGAAGACTGCGAAAAACAGGGCGCTGAAATTCTCGCGCGACGCATGCCCGTCGCGACGTCGAACGCGCAAGCGCGCACGTACATCGTCAAGACACGCGTCCCCGCCAAACCGGCCTTCCATTCGTACGCGCATGAAATACTCGTGCGCAGCGATCGCCGGATCCTGCTCGTGCAAGTCGTTCACGGCGAGAACATCGAGTCCGTTGCGGACGAGATGGGCAGCGCGCTGCGATCGATGATCGTCTTCTAGGAAAAACCTTCACCCACTTGCGTGTGCATCATGAAGCACGCGCTCGTTTGCGCCTCACCCCCCGACCCCTTCTCCAACTCCGCGGCTTCGCCGCTGCGTGGAGAGGCGGAGATTTTTGGCGAAAAGGCAAGTTCCCCCTCTCCACGGAGCGTCACGCAGTGACGCGAAGCTGGAGAGGGGGCTAGGGGGTGATGCGCGCTCAGTACGGAAGCGGCGGCGGCTCGAGTCGCTCTTCTTCCTCGTCGTCGCCTTGACCGCTACCAGGCTTGGGTTTGTCGTCGAGAGGTACTTGGATCACAAAGTTTTGACCAATCGGACCACCAAGCCACGTCGTGCGTGAAAGGGTCGACGAACGCGGTGATGCGAGCTGAAACCGCGGCGCGTCCTCCGTTCCGACATGAAGCTCGAGCGTCGCGTCGCACGCGCCGCGCGTGAGTGTGTCGACGGCGGCCTTGAGCACCGGGCGATTCGAGCCACCAGGGAGAAACGAGATGTACTCGTCGTACTTGAGTGGTCCGAGGACGATCTTGAAGCGACCTGCTCCGTCGTACACCCACTTGCCGATCGTGAGGCTCTCGCCGAGCTGATAGTTCGCTACGCCAATCTTGTTGCGCAGCGGTTTTTCCAAAAGGATCCAGTGTCCGACGAACTGCTCGATGCCCACGCCCATGCTTCCGAAGAGATCCTTCAGGACGACTTCGAGACCACGCGCCGAACGAGAACGTGATGCGAGAAGCGGCGCGTAACGCATGTAGAGAAAGCGATGCAGGGGGCTCTTGTGATCGCGAAAGCCGTCGATGCCCGCGGCGCAAAGCAAACGTCGCGTGAAGGCATCATCGCCCTTCTTTCGATACCCAACCGAGTGCCTGTACTTCGTGAACGCGCGATAGAAGAGCGACAGCAGGCGATGGTTGAAGACATCGAGGAACTCGCGCTTCGGATGCGGGCCGCCCTGATAGTCGTCTTGCGCAAGGTCTTCGACGAAGTGCGTGGGCAGCGGTGACACCGAACCGTACAGACCAAGGAACGTCGCGGTGAGCCGCATGCGTTCCTGTTCGTCCGGGTACTTCTCCTGCTTGAGCTCGCTGACGTCGGTCGACGCGAAGATGAGGCTCGTGTCCGCGCGAAGCCGGATCCGTTCCTGCGAAGCGGGGCCGAGTTGGCCAACGGGTGCGCTGCCGGGGAAGAGACGTTCGAGGATGTAGACGAGACGGAAGAACGAGTAGCGGCGAGCGTTGTGCTCGAGCTCGGAAACCTTGGCGAGGATGAGCGTCTGCGCTCGCGCCTGCTGCTCGGCAGGCGACAACTCGGCGCCGTCGGTTGGCGGCGTCAGATGAGGTTCAAGCTGCCGCTCTTCGGCTCCCATCGATACACCACGCGCGAGTTCGTGCCGGTGACGCTGAGCTGCGTGAACGAGTTCAGCGAGACGTAGGATGCGAGCATCTCGTTCAAGATGCTCGCGAACAAATACATTTCCCCTTCACCTGCAAAGCCTTGTTCATCGAGCTCGATGTCGGTCGCGATGCCACGCACGGGCGCACCGCGGTAGAGACGATCCGTGGGGCGAACGCGGATCGACTTGATCGCCTGCATGCGCAGTTGGTTTGCGCGTGCTGCTTGGCGATCGATGAGGGCAGGGAAGTTGTAAATCTCGAGCATCGATCGCAGCACTTCGAGCTCGGTGATCGATCGGTAGCTCATCGCCATGTGCGAGAGCACGCGCCACTGAAGCTCGCGGCCCGTTGGAGGCGGCAGAGGCTGCGTGACGCCGGTGAGGTTGGTGAAGCTCGCGACGGCAGGTGACGTCGCGGTGGGAACACGCAAGTCACCGACCTTGAGTTGTCCGGGCAAACGACGGTTGGTGCACGTAGCTTCGATGCTGATGACGTCGAACTCGGGAATCGCTCCACCATCCTGCGACGAGCCGAACGACATGTAGATGTCGACGCCATCGCCGATGGTCGAAGGCTTGATGTGCGTCTGGTAAAACACGCCGCGCGCTGCAGCGTCTGCTTCGAGCTCGTGTTCGAACGCAAAGAACGGCGGGATCTTCACGCGTTGGCTCGTGCGCCGCGCGATGCCGATGACGTTGTCGATGCTGTAGATCTCGTAGCCGACGGGCGTCGAACCGGCAGGACGCGCGAGGTACTCGTACTTGCTGGGATCCGGTTTGATCGGGTCGCCGGTGTGTTCGAATAGATTGACGACCGGCGTGCAGAAGAGTCGGAAATTGTCTTTTGAAACCCGCGTGCCCGACGGAAGTCCGTCCTTGAATTGAATGACGATCGCGAACTTGTCGGAAAGTTTGTCCACCGGCATCGCTTCGAGGCCCGAGACATCGAAGAACGCGAATTTCTGAGGGAGCGAGAAGTATTCCTGAAGCAGCCGGAAGCCCGGATAAACCGTCGCTGGGTAGGGGATCAGCGCTTCGGTTTCGTCGAAACCGACGAGCTTGATGTTGCGTGCTGGGAGCGTCGCGAGCGTCGTGTCGCGACCCGCAGAGTCGACCGCGCAGAGAGCGATGTTGTCGACGTGCGCGCCTAGCCAGACGCGAATGTCGTCTTGAAGCCGGCGCTCTCCGTGGATGTAGAAACGAATTCTCGACAGTGCGAGCGCGGCGAGCGCTGCGCCACCC
The nucleotide sequence above comes from Polyangiaceae bacterium. Encoded proteins:
- the tssF gene encoding type VI secretion system baseplate subunit TssF, translating into MFNKYYQDELTYLRELGREFAQAYPAIGPMLAERGGDPDVERLLEGVAFLTGKIRQKLDDELPEVIHSVAALLFPHYLRQIPATSIIEFSPLPNVVREKLIVSRHAEIGSVPVDGISCRFRTTQDVELLPLSVEDVRVDTGAQLAQALRIELKVTGGAALAALALSRIRFYIHGERRLQDDIRVWLGAHVDNIALCAVDSAGRDTTLATLPARNIKLVGFDETEALIPYPATVYPGFRLLQEYFSLPQKFAFFDVSGLEAMPVDKLSDKFAIVIQFKDGLPSGTRVSKDNFRLFCTPVVNLFEHTGDPIKPDPSKYEYLARPAGSTPVGYEIYSIDNVIGIARRTSQRVKIPPFFAFEHELEADAAARGVFYQTHIKPSTIGDGVDIYMSFGSSQDGGAIPEFDVISIEATCTNRRLPGQLKVGDLRVPTATSPAVASFTNLTGVTQPLPPPTGRELQWRVLSHMAMSYRSITELEVLRSMLEIYNFPALIDRQAARANQLRMQAIKSIRVRPTDRLYRGAPVRGIATDIELDEQGFAGEGEMYLFASILNEMLASYVSLNSFTQLSVTGTNSRVVYRWEPKSGSLNLI
- a CDS encoding FHA domain-containing protein produces the protein MLKDTDTLCNMCGASVGGGGAAPPPPVVGGGAGAYAPPGPPAMSGGYPSPPKMSPGGIAPPPPVSPGGMGGYGAPPPMAGGGGAGFSAGVPDDSPMKSPWAREIAKAPVQAAAAQTFGAPTMGAPPAMPAAPAFGAPPMAAPPMGPPPGMGGAPAFGAPPMAAPPMGPPPGMGGAPSFGAPPMVAPQTMGAPPMVPGPPPRLAGPGQLGGAAPPPIVGASPMMSPGALGGGLQPPPMVMPGAAAAPPPMMSPGALGGGGAPPMVSPPGMVAPPPMVSPGGMPGAAATPLPAINTSGPKVLVGFLVTFQNDPGGSFWPIHSGRTQIGRSGSDGVDIAIPDGSTSSRHATVYADPSTGQAFVEDDNSRNGTFLNEQKLSPGDRRQLRDNDRLRLGSTTFVVKLLVS
- the tssG gene encoding type VI secretion system baseplate subunit TssG; translation: MGAEERQLEPHLTPPTDGAELSPAEQQARAQTLILAKVSELEHNARRYSFFRLVYILERLFPGSAPVGQLGPASQERIRLRADTSLIFASTDVSELKQEKYPDEQERMRLTATFLGLYGSVSPLPTHFVEDLAQDDYQGGPHPKREFLDVFNHRLLSLFYRAFTKYRHSVGYRKKGDDAFTRRLLCAAGIDGFRDHKSPLHRFLYMRYAPLLASRSRSARGLEVVLKDLFGSMGVGIEQFVGHWILLEKPLRNKIGVANYQLGESLTIGKWVYDGAGRFKIVLGPLKYDEYISFLPGGSNRPVLKAAVDTLTRGACDATLELHVGTEDAPRFQLASPRSSTLSRTTWLGGPIGQNFVIQVPLDDKPKPGSGQGDDEEEERLEPPPLPY